One Phaeodactylum tricornutum CCAP 1055/1 PHATR_bd_32x35 genomic scaffold, whole genome shotgun sequence genomic window carries:
- a CDS encoding predicted protein, giving the protein MSLFYVGTLFLMLHSMMQHVFGFASLHTTTCSELLRKTQGPQLITQLSLVPNSVDHVEMFNIASHHLYSFSIADAATQLQKQQSPQELGQTKTETTLIFVAGLVPFVWATVEFWRRIAVGESFGTGSDSIVIIGEDDAPESSRGRRVLGKGALFTAYVLFTISAAVLGIVLFSVLATDTVSFEEYSAGLGETITQQ; this is encoded by the coding sequence ATGAGTCTATTCTATGTTGGAACACTATTTCTGATGCTACACTCGATGATGCAACATGTTTTTGGCTTTGCTTCGCTGCACACCACAACCTGTTCTGAGCTGCTTCGAAAAACACAGGGGCCGCAACTGATAACACAACTTTCGCTCGTTCCCAATTCTGTAGATCACGTAGAAATGTTCAACATCGCATCGCATCACCTCTATTCCTTCTCCATCGCCGATGCTGCAACTCAACTACAGAAGCAGCAGAGTCCACAGGAACTTGGACAAACAAAAACGGAAACTACTCTTATTTTCGTCGCAGGCTTGGTTCCTTTTGTGTGGGCAACTGTTGAATTTTGGCGACGAATTGCTGTTGGGGAAAGTTTTGGTACGGGCTCGGATTCGATCGTCATAATTGGTGAGGATGATGCCCCGGAAAGCTCACGCGGGCGCCGTGTCTTGGGCAAGGGCGCGCTGTTTACGGCCTACGTTTTATTTACTATTTCCGCCGCTGTACTTGGCATCGTTTTATTCTCCGTACTTGCGACCGACACTGTTTCCTTTGAAGAATACAGCGCAGGTCTTGGCGAAACTATCACGCAGCAGTAG
- a CDS encoding predicted protein, with protein sequence MPDKDCDYHKGTRPTFNLSFCPFSLGIFLGTAVLVALNRRQSQRNSSEDETLPTCQVVFVLGGPGAGKGTQCELVTQHQPGWSHLSAGDLLRAERQRGGELGDTINKCIADGRLVPSKVTCRLLEKGMHEVYAKSGGTKFLIDGFPRSQGNAEAWKDTMSHHKVEFVLFLDCPEEVMIGRLLERGQTSGRNDDNMQVIKKRFETFELETAPIVDWYDQQGKVKRVSADKGQEDVYADVAALFETL encoded by the coding sequence ATGCCGGACAAGGACTGCGACTACCACAAGGGCACTCGTCCTACATTCAACCTGAGTTTCTGTCCCTTCTCGTTGGGGATTTTTCTGGGAACGGCTGTGCTTGTGGCGCTGAATCGTCGGCAAAGCCAGCGGAACTCGAGTGAAGACGAGACTCTACCAACCTGTCAAGTTGTTTTTGTCTTGGGTGGGCCCGGTGCCGGTAAGGGGACTCAATGTGAACTCGTCACGCAGCACCAGCCTGGATGGTCGCATCTCTCGGCGGGTGACTTATTGCGAGCTGAGCGACAACGAGGTGGCGAACTTGGCGATACGATCAACAAGTGTATTGCGGATGGTAGACTCGTACCTTCCAAGGTCACGTGCCGCCTACTGGAAAAGGGCATGCACGAAGTGTACGCAAAGTCCGGTGGTACCAAGTTTTTGATTGACGGCTTTCCGCGATCGCAGGGCAATGCCGAAGCCTGGAAGGACACAATGTCGCATCACAAGGTTGAATTCGTTTTGTTTTTAGATTGTCCTGAAGAAGTCATGATTGGGCGTCTGTTGGAAAGAGGGCAAACATCGGGAAGGAACGACGACAATATGCAAGTAATTAAAAAGCGCTTCGAAACCTTTGAATTGGAAACAGCTCCCATCGTAGACTGGTACGACCAACAAGGCAAAGTGAAACGAGTCTCAGCTGATAAGGGACAGGAAGATGTCTACGCCGACGTTGCAGCCTTGTTTGAAACCTTATAG